The following are encoded together in the Amyelois transitella isolate CPQ chromosome 6, ilAmyTran1.1, whole genome shotgun sequence genome:
- the LOC106131089 gene encoding uncharacterized protein LOC106131089 isoform X1 codes for MKPIMKKGEDFIPPDGGWGWMIIFAAGFSNLSALPFLQQFGLLFRDKFERLGISSSETTTIINIHSAMNSFVGLANGPVFRTFSYRQVSLTGATVVVISLMLTTFSYNFITYLITFSILYGAGYGISSSANALALNTYWKNRRRLATSLSWTTTGLGPMLWPHIITLLIASFGENGTLLIISAISLHAIACALLLQPVEWHSKPVPQVEEEGKKLLKDKNKEDDEASKNKFNNKKNGGYFSSIAKLKNMSAFSSQYLYNEDDPLTPGYEITDPGTPMMLRANDGYFSQSRQSRSKVSSREASTKTSRINSAKPSMANLNEYRSQKSSTLYLNDSKKNSSANLRAPEQEMKSKPKRQTSLIVRAQIPESEIEDFPTLKAPHDLKAEEKAVVDTIDPIEAKDIAEKAEKHMTNSKSVISFKKDYQYEEKSLKDNQSSVSLNNYDDLSEIKYMKDNHSNQSKIRSRKKSNNFNYESEVLKQASKKLEQYLNEKENTDQGTKVNIVINDETDDEDDNIFKQKKGNDEVEEKELTFCEKIYLFFDLDLLKDYTFINLMLGMTLASFNELNFSILTPFILGDYGFTKPEVAFFMSLLGGIDICVRFCIPFFAGKVGWENNSFFLFGVLTMAMGRVVLAYSQNYSLVLFVAVIIGFGKGLRTVFVALVIPTHVPLHKLPGASGLQLITSGIVCVALGPLVGWIKDNASTGVLLHSLNILTYLTAVSWGLEKYIRTRRQKVSNEELTQS; via the exons ATGAAGCCAATAATGAAGAAAGGAGAAGATTTTATCCCCCCAGATGGAGGGTGGGGTTGGATGATTATATTCGCAGCAGGATTTTCAAAC CTATCGGCGCTTCCATTCCTGCAGCAGTTTGGTCTCCTCTTCAGGGACAAATTCGAACGTCTGGGCATCAGTAGCTCGGAAACTACcactattataaatattcattctGCTATGAACTCTTTCGTCG gaTTGGCGAATGGTCCTGTATTTAGAACATTTAGCTACAGACAGGTATCGCTGACTGGAGCAACAGTAGTAGTCATCTCTCTTATGTTGACTACGTTCTCCTACAACTTTATTACGTACCTCataactttttcaattttatacg gAGCTGGATATGGTATTAGCAGTTCTGCTAATGCGCTCgctttaaatacttattggaAAAACAGAAGAAGGTTAGCAACGAGTTTATCTTGGACCACCACAGGACTTGGACCAATGTTATGGCCACATATTATTACACTTTTAATAGCTTCTTTTGGAGAAAATGGAACTTTACTGATCATAAGTGCAATATCACTTCATGCTATAGCATGTGCACTTTTACTTCAACCAGTTGAATGGCACAGCAAACCTGTGCCGCAAGTAGAGGaagaaggaaaaaaattattaaaagataaaaataaagaagacgATGAAGCatctaaaaataagtttaataacaaaaagaatGGAGGTTATTTTAGCTCaatagcaaaattaaaaaacatgagcGCTTTTTCTAGTCAATACCTTTATAATGAAGATGACCCTCTAACACCTGGCTATGAAATCACAGATCCAGGTACACCTATGATGTTGCGTGCTAATGATGGATACTTTAGTCAATCAAGACAGTCCCGAAGTAAGGTTTCTTCCAGAGAAGCGTCTACTAAAACTTCAAGAATAAATTCAGCTAAACCATCGATGGCCAATTTAAACGAATACCGCTCACAAAAATCTTCTACtttgtatttaaatgattCTAAGAAAAACTCTTCTGCAAATCTCAGAGCTCCAGAACAAGAAATGAAAAGTAAACCGAAGCGTCAAACATCTCTTATAGTTCGCGCGCAAATTCCAGAATCAGAAATAGAAGATTTTCCTACACTCAAAGCACCACACGACTTAAAAGCTGAAGAAAAGGCCGTTGTTGATACTATTGATCCGATAGAGGCAAAAGATATAGCAGAAAAAGCAGAAAAACATATGACTAATAGCAAAAGTgtaatttcattcaaaaaagACTATCAGTATGaggaaaaatctttaaaagacAATCAGAGCAGCGTTTCGCTAAATAATTACGACGAtttaagtgaaataaaatatatgaaagatAATCACAGCAATCAATCCAAAATAAGAAGTCGAAAAAAgtctaataattttaattacgaaAGCGAAGTATTAAAACAGGCTTCAAAGAAATTAGAGCAGTATttgaatgaaaaagaaaataccgACCAAGGCACTAAAGTAAACATAGTTATTAATGACGAGACAGACGACGAAgacgataatatttttaaacaaaaaaaagggaaCGATGAAGTGGAAGAAAAGGAGTTaacattttgtgaaaaaatctatttattcttTGATTTAGATCTTCTGAAagattatacatttattaatctaATGTTAGGAATGACATTAGCTAGTTTCAATGAACTTAATTTTTCGATTTTAACCCCATTTATTCTTGGAGACTATGGATTTACCAAACCTGAGGTGGCATTTTTTATGTCACTATTAGGTGGAATAGATATTTGTGTCAGATTTTGTATTCCCTTCTTTGCTGGAAAAGTTGGAtgggaaaataattcattttttttatttggcgtCTTAACTATGGCCATGGGAAGAGTAG TGTTGGCCTACAGTCAGAACTACAGCTTGGTGCTTTTTGTGGCAGTAATAATAGGTTTCGGGAAAGGTTTGAGGACCGTGTTCGTCGCACTGGTGATACCCACTCATGTACCACTTCACAAGTTACCAGGTGCATCCGGATTGCAACTAATTACTTCTGGTATTGTGTGTGTCGCATTGGGACCACTCGTTG GTTGGATCAAGGACAATGCATCAACGGGAGTCCTGTTACATAGCTTAAACATCCTTACTTACCTCACCGCTGTGTCATGGGGACTAGAGAAATACATAAGAACGAGACGACAGAAGGTTTCCAACGAAGAATTAACGCAATCCTGA
- the LOC106131089 gene encoding uncharacterized protein LOC106131089 isoform X2, which translates to MGLANGPVFRTFSYRQVSLTGATVVVISLMLTTFSYNFITYLITFSILYGAGYGISSSANALALNTYWKNRRRLATSLSWTTTGLGPMLWPHIITLLIASFGENGTLLIISAISLHAIACALLLQPVEWHSKPVPQVEEEGKKLLKDKNKEDDEASKNKFNNKKNGGYFSSIAKLKNMSAFSSQYLYNEDDPLTPGYEITDPGTPMMLRANDGYFSQSRQSRSKVSSREASTKTSRINSAKPSMANLNEYRSQKSSTLYLNDSKKNSSANLRAPEQEMKSKPKRQTSLIVRAQIPESEIEDFPTLKAPHDLKAEEKAVVDTIDPIEAKDIAEKAEKHMTNSKSVISFKKDYQYEEKSLKDNQSSVSLNNYDDLSEIKYMKDNHSNQSKIRSRKKSNNFNYESEVLKQASKKLEQYLNEKENTDQGTKVNIVINDETDDEDDNIFKQKKGNDEVEEKELTFCEKIYLFFDLDLLKDYTFINLMLGMTLASFNELNFSILTPFILGDYGFTKPEVAFFMSLLGGIDICVRFCIPFFAGKVGWENNSFFLFGVLTMAMGRVVLAYSQNYSLVLFVAVIIGFGKGLRTVFVALVIPTHVPLHKLPGASGLQLITSGIVCVALGPLVGWIKDNASTGVLLHSLNILTYLTAVSWGLEKYIRTRRQKVSNEELTQS; encoded by the exons ATGG gaTTGGCGAATGGTCCTGTATTTAGAACATTTAGCTACAGACAGGTATCGCTGACTGGAGCAACAGTAGTAGTCATCTCTCTTATGTTGACTACGTTCTCCTACAACTTTATTACGTACCTCataactttttcaattttatacg gAGCTGGATATGGTATTAGCAGTTCTGCTAATGCGCTCgctttaaatacttattggaAAAACAGAAGAAGGTTAGCAACGAGTTTATCTTGGACCACCACAGGACTTGGACCAATGTTATGGCCACATATTATTACACTTTTAATAGCTTCTTTTGGAGAAAATGGAACTTTACTGATCATAAGTGCAATATCACTTCATGCTATAGCATGTGCACTTTTACTTCAACCAGTTGAATGGCACAGCAAACCTGTGCCGCAAGTAGAGGaagaaggaaaaaaattattaaaagataaaaataaagaagacgATGAAGCatctaaaaataagtttaataacaaaaagaatGGAGGTTATTTTAGCTCaatagcaaaattaaaaaacatgagcGCTTTTTCTAGTCAATACCTTTATAATGAAGATGACCCTCTAACACCTGGCTATGAAATCACAGATCCAGGTACACCTATGATGTTGCGTGCTAATGATGGATACTTTAGTCAATCAAGACAGTCCCGAAGTAAGGTTTCTTCCAGAGAAGCGTCTACTAAAACTTCAAGAATAAATTCAGCTAAACCATCGATGGCCAATTTAAACGAATACCGCTCACAAAAATCTTCTACtttgtatttaaatgattCTAAGAAAAACTCTTCTGCAAATCTCAGAGCTCCAGAACAAGAAATGAAAAGTAAACCGAAGCGTCAAACATCTCTTATAGTTCGCGCGCAAATTCCAGAATCAGAAATAGAAGATTTTCCTACACTCAAAGCACCACACGACTTAAAAGCTGAAGAAAAGGCCGTTGTTGATACTATTGATCCGATAGAGGCAAAAGATATAGCAGAAAAAGCAGAAAAACATATGACTAATAGCAAAAGTgtaatttcattcaaaaaagACTATCAGTATGaggaaaaatctttaaaagacAATCAGAGCAGCGTTTCGCTAAATAATTACGACGAtttaagtgaaataaaatatatgaaagatAATCACAGCAATCAATCCAAAATAAGAAGTCGAAAAAAgtctaataattttaattacgaaAGCGAAGTATTAAAACAGGCTTCAAAGAAATTAGAGCAGTATttgaatgaaaaagaaaataccgACCAAGGCACTAAAGTAAACATAGTTATTAATGACGAGACAGACGACGAAgacgataatatttttaaacaaaaaaaagggaaCGATGAAGTGGAAGAAAAGGAGTTaacattttgtgaaaaaatctatttattcttTGATTTAGATCTTCTGAAagattatacatttattaatctaATGTTAGGAATGACATTAGCTAGTTTCAATGAACTTAATTTTTCGATTTTAACCCCATTTATTCTTGGAGACTATGGATTTACCAAACCTGAGGTGGCATTTTTTATGTCACTATTAGGTGGAATAGATATTTGTGTCAGATTTTGTATTCCCTTCTTTGCTGGAAAAGTTGGAtgggaaaataattcattttttttatttggcgtCTTAACTATGGCCATGGGAAGAGTAG TGTTGGCCTACAGTCAGAACTACAGCTTGGTGCTTTTTGTGGCAGTAATAATAGGTTTCGGGAAAGGTTTGAGGACCGTGTTCGTCGCACTGGTGATACCCACTCATGTACCACTTCACAAGTTACCAGGTGCATCCGGATTGCAACTAATTACTTCTGGTATTGTGTGTGTCGCATTGGGACCACTCGTTG GTTGGATCAAGGACAATGCATCAACGGGAGTCCTGTTACATAGCTTAAACATCCTTACTTACCTCACCGCTGTGTCATGGGGACTAGAGAAATACATAAGAACGAGACGACAGAAGGTTTCCAACGAAGAATTAACGCAATCCTGA
- the LOC132901833 gene encoding monocarboxylate transporter 9-like, translating into MSSAVNKVPPDGGYGWIVVVAYALNNVVVLPLIAGFGLVFQEAFDETGLSATQGTLIITLNHGIGMLMSFFTGPVLQRFGYRKVAVFGAIFIALGLMMTAATSNFWLFIFSYSIICALGVASVMASFSLAINSFFKEKRARAVGAGMSMTGLGAIYMPLLMSTLMYTYGWRYAVLILSAICLHSLVAACLLRPAKWYLRNPPITEELEPLNKDTGIELVNGSFTTSSKLTGSTTPKIEESVETGLIPPKSLSMRSLYSSASLEARNAISHPDVRKKTSEPPEPPLSEAKYKWWESQEINLGSSINIFNEPKSDIKEKEPLNILPEKNKKEKTFLDKFIEFFDLTLLSDPIFVNILIGLSVAACVETNFSLLLPIMLKDMLKFETSQIAQIMAVIGFSDTIFRFVSPFIGEWCNKPPRVMYIVGLLLIIFTRTIMLFTTSYIGMMFVALLMGITKGIRTVYMNIIIPSHVPIDRLPFAYSIQMFVNGITIIALGPLLGKIREISGSYQIPIVVLNSVTLVTVVLWTCEFIYFRLKQKSVTETQEQQ; encoded by the exons ATGTCGAGTGCAGTGAATAAAGTTCCACCAGACGGAGGATATGGGTGGATAGTGGTGGTCGCCTATGCCCTCAATAAT gtGGTAGTTCTTCCCCTTATTGCTGGATTCGGTTTAGTTTTTCAAGAAGCCTTTGACGAGACAGGTTTATCCGCTACCCAAGGAACACTAATTATCACCCTTAACCATGGAATTGGCATGCTTATGTCGTTTTTCACTGGACCAGTACTCCAGAGGTTTGGTTACCGAAAAGTTGCCGTTTTTGGAGCAATTTTTATTGCTCTTGGTCTCATGATGACGGCCGCTACATCAAATTTCTGGCTGTTTATTTTCTCCTACAGTATTATCTGtg CATTGGGCGTTGCATCAGTTATGGCATCCTTCTCATTagcaataaattcatttttcaaGGAGAAAAGAGCACGCGCTGTAGGCGCTGGAATGTCCATGACAGGACTAGGAGCCATTTACATGCCCCTCCTCATGAGTACTCTCATGTACACTTATGGTTGGAGATATGCCGTACTTATTCTTAGTGCTATATGCTTGCACTCTCTTGTCGCTGCTTGTTTACTAAGACCAGCCAAATGGTACTTAAGAAATCCGCCAATTACAGAAGAACTCGAGCCATTAAATAAGGATACTGGTATAGAACTTGTGAATGGAAGTTTTACAACGTCTTCAAAACTAACTG GATCGACAACACCTAAAATTGAAGAAAGTGTGGAAACTGGTTTAATTCCTCCAAAAAGTTTATCAATGCGATCTTTGTACAGCAGTGCTAGTCTCGAAGCAAGAAACGCTATCTCGCATCCTGATGTACGCAAAAAGACATCAGAACCACCAGAACCACCGCTCTCTGAAGCTAAATATAAGTGGTGGGAATCTCAAGAGATAAATTTGGGtagttcaataaatattttcaatgaacCGAAGTCGGATATAAAAGAAAAGGAGCCACTAAATATTCtacctgaaaaaaataagaaagaaaagacATTTCTAGACAAATTCATAGAATTTTTCGATTTGACTTTGCTTAGTGATCCAatatttgtaaacattttgATTGGTCTCTCAGTCGCAGCATGTGTGGAAACTAATTTTTCATTGCTTCTTCCAATAATGCTAAAAGACATGTTGAAATTTGAAACATCTCAAATAGCTCAGATAATGGCTGTTATTGGATTTTCAGACACAATCTTTCGATTCGTGTCTCCATTTATAGGAGAATGGTGTAATAAACCACCAAGAGTTATGTATATTGTCGgattattgttaattatttttacaaggaCAA TTATGCTGTTCACAACTTCGTACATCGGTATGATGTTCGTAGCTCTTCTTATGGGTATCACCAAAGGCATAAGGACAGTCTACATGAATATCATCATCCCTAGCCATGTACCAATAGACAGACTACCGTTTGCGTACAGCATACAAATGTTCGTCAATGGAATCACGATTATTGCACTTGGACCATTATTAG GAAAGATTCGTGAAATATCTGGATCATATCAAATACCAATAGTGGTGTTGAATTCGGTGACTCTAGTCACAGTTGTTTTGTGGACGTGCgaatttatttacttcagACTGAAGCAGAAATCCGTCACAGAAACCCAAGAACAGCAGTAA